Proteins encoded in a region of the Procambarus clarkii isolate CNS0578487 chromosome 42, FALCON_Pclarkii_2.0, whole genome shotgun sequence genome:
- the LOC138373560 gene encoding corepressor interacting with RBPJ 1-like, giving the protein MKGFEITTNSSGEAKEQAERGQAASVLLEHMSCLVESTVKARSSSSSSSSLSSLSSSSSSSSDAFESDRFIDKLKGLVLNKAIKRKMKKKEKALRKLDSRKIKWSWSSDGDDDTKSGEEWEKQENVEERVFGQETTTGTASLLFQRKKLSEMLSPQMNPRMENRTQATLKKNLETMLGRGRGETNIEYRERVVTNNPRHQAEQHQPQAEQHRHHQAERDNIFEDRPRVVTINQQNNHQHQAEQHRHQSEQHTIEDDREKVVKNNHLPEAELHRPQAGD; this is encoded by the exons ATGAAAGGTTTCGAGATAACTACTAACTCTTCTGGGGAAGCAAAAGAACAAGCTGAAAGAGGCCAAGCTGCATCTGTCTTACTTGAGCATATGTCTTGTTTGGTTGAATCAACGGTAAAAGCAAggtcatcttcttcatcttcttcctcGTTATCGTCTTTATCGTCGTCCTCATCGTCGTCCTCAGACGCATTCGAAAGTGACCGGTTCATTGACAAACTAAAGGGCTTGGTACTAAATAAGGCCataaagagaaagatgaagaagaaagaaaaggCACTAAGGAAGCTTGATTCTAGAAAAATCAAATGGTCATGGTCTTCAGATGGAGATGATGACACCAAGTCAGGGGAGGAATGGGAGAAGCAGGAGAATGTGGAGGAACGTGTCTTCGGTCAGGAGACAACAACAGGCACAG cttcgctgctcttccaaagaAAAAAGTTGTCCGAGATGCTCTCTCCTCAGATGAACCCCAGGATGGAGAATAGGACACAAGCTACGCTGAAAAAAAACCTTGAAACTATgctgggaagaggaagaggagaaactaatattgaatatagagaaagagttgttacaaataatccacgacatcaagctgaacaacaccaacctcaagcagaaCAACACCGACATCATCAAGCAGAACGAGACAATATTTTTGAAGACAGACCAAGAGTTGTTACAATTAATCagcaaaataatcaccaacatcaAGCAGAACAACACCGACATCAATCAGAACAACACACTATTGAAGATGATAGAGAAAAAGTTGTTAAAAATAATCACCTACCTGAAGCAGAACTACACCGACCTCAAGCAGGAGATTGA